The Quercus robur chromosome 3, dhQueRobu3.1, whole genome shotgun sequence DNA segment GAGATGCGGCCAAGGCGCTTAAAGAGATGAATGGGAAAGAAATAAGCGGAAAAGCTGTTGTTATAGAATTTAGTCGCCCCGGTGGTCATAGTAGGAAGTTTTTCAATACGTTCACTTCGGCTAACCCAGCAGCAATCTCAGCCAACGTTCCAGTGATTAACTCCACCAGCATTAATTATCACATAAAATCTCCAAAATACCCTTCACTGCCACCACCTCCGCCTCCGCCTCCGCCTCCTCCTCGTAAATTCTCGGGGCGGTTCAGTCCCAATGTGCGCCCTCGTCCACAGCTCTCTCAAACGCCTTTTTCTTCCAAGAAATCGAATTTCAGCAAGGGAAGCCCTAAGGGTAGTGCAAATTCTGAAGGTTCACTTGAGGCTAAAATGATGACAAGTTTGAATCTTGGGAATGGAATTGAAGAGAAGGAAATGAATGGGCCCACGAAGAGGAACGGTGCAAAGAAGAGCCAAAGCAGCAATACGGCTATAATAGTCACTACGACAAAGCTGGGAAGGAGTAGTAGTAGCAATAGGCCATGGAAAGGTAGACAAGCAAAGAAGTTTGATACCCGTTTTCTAATAAACGAAGATTCCAGTAATGGCAGAGATTCCAGGACCACTGTCATGATAAAAAACATACCCAATAAGTACAGGTTCGCCTTCTGCTTTCTTCTCTCGAAATTCTTCTTCCCCACCTTTTAACACACCAAAAATACTCGCTTTCTGTATTTTTGGAGTAATTATTTTCGGGAATATGTATataaattctatattttttaacttattgTAGTCAGAAGCTGCTATTGAATATGTTGGACAACCACTGTATTCACTGCAACGAGCAGATTGGCGACGGCGATGACCAGCCTTTGTCCTCCTATGATTTCGTATATCTTCCCATTGATTTCAAGTGATTTTCTGACTATTATGCCTTTAATGCGTATATTTGACCCTTTGATTTCcatattagtttaattttttaatgaagattttGTTTCTATAGTAGTAtaatttgtttgaaatttttttatgaaaaatagcaACAAGTGCAATGTGGGATATGGATTCGTGAACATGACATCTCCACAAGCAACATGGAGGCTCTACAAGGCGTTTCATCTTCAACATTGGGAAGTCTTCAACTCAAGGAAAATTTGTGAAGTAACTTATGCTAGAGttcaggtattttttttttcttttcttgaactttggtcttattttatatctaaaaaaaattgtagtactTTGTCCTAATTAAACTATATAATTGTACgtatgtggaaaaaaaaaaacaaaaggggtTGGAAGCATTGAAAGAGCACTTCAAGAACTCGAAGTTCCCGTGCGAAATGGACCACTATTTGCCAGTGGTGTTTTCGCCACCTCGAGAGGGTAAGCAACTGACGGAGCCTTTCCCCATTGTTGGCCACAATAAGCATCCCATCTCCACCGGTCTCCATAGCTCAAAAGCTTCtgttgaggatgatgatgatgatgagatggACGGTCAAGATAGGCtagaagacgaagaagaagaagaagaagaagatggtggtggtggcagtgaTGACTTTGACGTTGACCAACACGATGTACTCTTGGATTACAGTAACAGCTGCAGCAGCAGTAACAGCTACCCAAATGGCGGCGTTAatggtgatgaagatgatgatattgatgttgacgaggatcgaggtagagaagaaagaaaataaaatttcatagaaATCAATATCATATCTCTCTCATAATATTAGCTGCAGAAAAAACTGGCTGCACCGAACCAATAGGTAATCGTTGAGCACCGAGCTCTCCTCTCCCCTATAATATATAGGCTACACCCATCTCTTTTGCCTAAGCCTGTGTGTCATTCCCAGCTAATCAGGTTCGCTGACATAACCAGACCTGACCACCATCACTTCCatttactctctctttcttgatGGTGTTTGGTGTTCTATTAATGTTTCTCTTGGTACTTTTTGCAAAATAGGCATGTTTTAGTGTacattttcttcactttttttggTACCAAAGTTGTAGTGTTTGTAATTcgttataaaaaaagaaaaaagaaaaaaaaaaattcgtagCAAGTGtaagattatatatatttttccaagATTGTTTATCATGATCTTGTTTTAAGTTTTCTTCAatgttttgattaaaaaatgcaCATATATTGAAAACGTTGAAGATTATTTAATTtaggttaaaatgcaaaataagttttttcaaaattaatttcaagtttttagattttttcattttaattaattaagtttcagatttattgtctttctatcaattttttgttgaaaaaaaaaattataaaatattttttaatcattaactgaatttttttaatattaaaatttttttaaaaatttaaaaattaataaagttgaTGGAAGATCCTTAAATATATACttaaaagtgagaaaatgcgaatgaattttttttaggctgCGTTTGGTTCGATGTAAATCGAATTCCGAGTGTAAAATAAATTcaggggaaaatattttttaggctGCGTTTGGTTTGATGTAAATCGAATTCCgagtgtaaaataaaatttaggggaaaatattttcaagtgtttggttatatttcaaaaaatgttttgaaaaatattttttagtgtttggttggTTCTTGAAAATGCTCtagaaaattcatttttatcatgtttctcacattttcttaggatctaaacaaatattattacggagaatcaaaatatataaacaatcaaagaaacaaaaatcaaaacaaaaaaatcaaaatcccaaGACCAatcgtgagagagagagagagagagatcggttcGTGGGTGACTTGGTGGCGGCAACGATAGTGGCGACTTGGACATGGTGGGTCGATCTAAAGGTGGCGGCTCGATTTAGGAGTGGGTCGCTCATTGGGTGGTCCGATCTAGGAGTGGGTTGTTCACACGGTGGACAAATTGGCTCTGGGGTGGGTTGCTCTTGGCGATCCGATTGGCTTAGGGGTGGGTCGTTCACTGGGTTGGTGACGATGAGGAATGGGTCGGCAGAGTGGAATGGGTTGGTGAG contains these protein-coding regions:
- the LOC126718325 gene encoding protein terminal ear1 homolog; its protein translation is MGETGIGRFPGNLDPRAQEFRPGNPNQYQHLHHHHHQAQLCLFPQPPQPLYYPYTTPFSATELQVVPFCEAGVGYIHAPQQQHPHPAYVSSHVVQVAPVLPPSAAATRTLVLSSVPSDVGEGLVRRELESFGEVRAIEMERIQEGIVTVHFYDLRHADKALREIRDQHMQHQARLRNHYCPSTTTTGSFLGTNSGTHMDNFGARGLIAGRPVWAHFVIPFAHAFPDGHNQGTIVIFNLDSQVSKTSLKEIFDAFGPVKELRETPSKKHQRFVEFYDVRDAAKALKEMNGKEISGKAVVIEFSRPGGHSRKFFNTFTSANPAAISANVPVINSTSINYHIKSPKYPSLPPPPPPPPPPPRKFSGRFSPNVRPRPQLSQTPFSSKKSNFSKGSPKGSANSEGSLEAKMMTSLNLGNGIEEKEMNGPTKRNGAKKSQSSNTAIIVTTTKLGRSSSSNRPWKGRQAKKFDTRFLINEDSSNGRDSRTTVMIKNIPNKYSQKLLLNMLDNHCIHCNEQIGDGDDQPLSSYDFVYLPIDFNNKCNVGYGFVNMTSPQATWRLYKAFHLQHWEVFNSRKICEVTYARVQGLEALKEHFKNSKFPCEMDHYLPVVFSPPREGKQLTEPFPIVGHNKHPISTGLHSSKASVEDDDDDEMDGQDRLEDEEEEEEEDGGGGSDDFDVDQHDVLLDYSNSCSSSNSYPNGGVNGDEDDDIDVDEDRGREERK